The window CAGCTCGTTGTGTAGACTCCGACACTTCGCTAATGGCGGCAGTCATCTGCTCCACAGCTGCCGCCGCGCTTTGCATTTGTGCAGCCTGCTCTTTGGCTCGCTCAGCTAACTCTTTTATGGCCTGATAGTTACCGTCCCCCAAGCGGTCCATACCGTCGCTGGACTTACGAATCGCGTCAACCGAATAGCTGGTTTCTATGGCGACCGAATTGAGGTAGTCGGTAATCTTAGACAGCTCGTCTTTACCTTCTGCAACACCTAAGCTGTTCAAGTCGCCGTTAGCCAATTGCTTAGCCATATTGATATTCGCGGTTACCGCTCGATAAATACCTAAATACAGGCTGGTGAATAGCAACAGTTGTAATAGCAATACCAGCGCTAACAGCACAATATTTTTCCAGATAACACCATCCAGTTTATCCAGGCGTTCACCCAAGCGCTGTTGATACACCGGAATAATGGCGTCATAGAAACCAAGTAGCGCGCCAATAGCCGCAGAACCTTCACGGAAGAAGTCATCGGCAGACATTGTTCGACTTGCTAAATGCTGCGCCGCAGAACTACTAAACATCGACAGTTGCTGTTCTGCCTCTTTAGCGTGGCTCATCAAGGTTTCATCGTTACTATTGTCGGTAAGCGCTTCAACCGCCTGAACGAATTGTTCAACTTCACGCTCAAAAACGTAGCTTAAGGTCATGACCTGCTGCTGCGAAGCAGTACCAGAAGTGTTCAACCACTGAGCCCCCAGGCCACGTAACTGTCCGCTGAGCTCAACCAGCTGCGGTAATGATTCTGTGTTTAAACGCGCCAGTTGCAGGCTGACCAAGTCGTCTTCCAATAACAGTTTGGCGTCGGTGCTGAGTTGTTTTAAGGCTTGGTGCAGCTGTGCAATAAGCTGCGAATGTGAGTCAAACTTGCCGGTAGACCCTTTCAACTGCTGCCAGCTGCGTTTAAACGCACTCACTCGGCTTTCAGATAGGCTTTCATAGCGGCTGGCTAAATCCGCTAACGCGTTTAAATGTTTATCAACGTGCTGTGCAGAACGCTGTATTTCTGTCAAAAAAGCACGGCGCTGCTCTGCCGTTCCAGTCATCCCCCGGTGCTTGGCGACATGTTCGAACAAGCCTTTAAACTCAGGCCAGTACATCGCCACTTGCTGCTTTTGTTCCAGCGCATCGCTTTTATTAAGGGAGTCACTTACGGTCAGCGCGCTTAGCACGATAACCGGCAAAAATAGCAAAAACCCAATCAGACTGAACTTTCGACGAAAACTCAGCACATTAAACAACTTTTGAATCGGTCGCGTCAGCCTATCCAACCACTTCATAACCACTCCACTTCAAGCGAATACATTTAGCGACAAACTCGCTATTGTGCCTATACATCGGCATTAGTCACATGAAATATAGGGTTATAACTTAATAGGTAACGGTTAGTTGATCTCGGTCAAAAAAGTACGTCAGTTTAATAAATCACCGTACTTTCTAAGACCATATCGGTCATGTCGTTAAAAGCAGTTTGACGCTCCAGCGCCGACAAACCTAGCCCGGTTTGCAGCTCATCAGACACGGTCATTACAGCCAACGCCTGACGCTTATGAACCGCAGCAGCGGCATATAAGGCTGCCGCTTCCATATCTAAAGCTAAGGCTCCCATAGCCTCGGCTTTCTGGTTCAGCTTTTTATCAGGATGATAGAAACTATCAGTAGAAAACACATTGCCGACGGCAATACGCTGATGACTCAAGTCGCAGTGATTGACGAAGCGGCTCAGCAAATTGTAGTTAGCAATAGGTGCAAAATCGTAATCACCAAACAGGTGTCGGTTCATTGCAGAGTCCGTGCACGCTCCCTGAGCCACAACAATATCCCCGAGCGTCAAATGAGGAGCGACAGAGCCACAACTGCCGACACGAATCAGCTGTTGAACACCGTAATGTTGAAACAACTCCTGCGCGTATAACATACAAGAAGGCATGCCCATACCGGAGCCCATCACCGAAACCGGAACACCGCGATAGCTACCAGTAAACGCCAGCATATTGCGGGTATCACTAACAAGCACCGCATCACTTAGGTGTGTTTCGGCAATATGTTTGGCGCGTAACGGGTCTCCAGGGAAAAGACAAAGTTCGGCAAAAGCGCCTGGTTGTGCAGCAATATGAGGTGTGGTCATAGCAATTACTCTGATAGTTTTTTAACCAAAATAGATGACAAACTGAAAAAGATCGACTATATTTCGTATTTATCTAAATTAGTAAATACGGAATTAATATGATCGATGTCATTATGAAATTGGCGACAGGGTACCGCAGAAGCGTGTTTTGGTTATTGACACTGATCACGCTTGGCGTTGCTGCTTTTATCCCCTCAATTACCATTGATACCGATCCGGAGAACATGCTGCCGGACAACAATCCGCAGCGGGTTTTCCATAATGAGGTCAAAGAAACCTTTGCTATGCATGACATGATTGTCGTTGGCGTAGTGAATGAAAAAACGGTTTATAACCAGCAGACATTAACCGACCTGCATACCGTGTCGAATTATGCGGAGTCGCTGGACGGCGTTATTAGCGATGACCTGATGTCACTGGCTAATGTCGATAACATTACTCAGGAGGGACCCGGCATCATTCGCTTTGAGTGGATGATGAAGCAGCCGCCGGAAAATGACGTGGAAGCTCGCTACATT is drawn from Idiomarina piscisalsi and contains these coding sequences:
- a CDS encoding bacteriohemerythrin; amino-acid sequence: MVMKWLDRLTRPIQKLFNVLSFRRKFSLIGFLLFLPVIVLSALTVSDSLNKSDALEQKQQVAMYWPEFKGLFEHVAKHRGMTGTAEQRRAFLTEIQRSAQHVDKHLNALADLASRYESLSESRVSAFKRSWQQLKGSTGKFDSHSQLIAQLHQALKQLSTDAKLLLEDDLVSLQLARLNTESLPQLVELSGQLRGLGAQWLNTSGTASQQQVMTLSYVFEREVEQFVQAVEALTDNSNDETLMSHAKEAEQQLSMFSSSAAQHLASRTMSADDFFREGSAAIGALLGFYDAIIPVYQQRLGERLDKLDGVIWKNIVLLALVLLLQLLLFTSLYLGIYRAVTANINMAKQLANGDLNSLGVAEGKDELSKITDYLNSVAIETSYSVDAIRKSSDGMDRLGDGNYQAIKELAERAKEQAAQMQSAAAAVEQMTAAISEVSESTQRAATEADNTMTSAQNGQQVVNTMVEAIQRLEQEVSESQQVIKTLSEDSQAISKILLTINDIADQTNLLALNAAIEAARAGESGRGFAVVADEVRQLAQRVQASTGEIQSVIGRLESNTENAVHTMERNKALAGQNVEHANKASMSLTDIVENVGVINDLNTQIASAAEEQSAVTMNIQENVNSLSESAKVIDERSQEALESSAQLTTLGGEIKSLGDRYYIENAVIEKRLQEQDVLIEWSSKLDVGIEEINRQHQRLIYIANELYRLKLRDGDQHALQRLVDSLINYTATHFNYEELLMERNDYPDLENHKVKHKELVQDVMRFKHRVDNHEDVIDELLDFVKAWLMNHIMKSDMAYKSHLNGKGIR
- the deoD gene encoding purine-nucleoside phosphorylase, giving the protein MTTPHIAAQPGAFAELCLFPGDPLRAKHIAETHLSDAVLVSDTRNMLAFTGSYRGVPVSVMGSGMGMPSCMLYAQELFQHYGVQQLIRVGSCGSVAPHLTLGDIVVAQGACTDSAMNRHLFGDYDFAPIANYNLLSRFVNHCDLSHQRIAVGNVFSTDSFYHPDKKLNQKAEAMGALALDMEAAALYAAAAVHKRQALAVMTVSDELQTGLGLSALERQTAFNDMTDMVLESTVIY